Proteins from one Chitinophaga oryzae genomic window:
- a CDS encoding carbohydrate kinase family protein yields the protein MKNFDVLVAGELNVDLIFNRLSSLPSLGKEILAGEMTFTLGSSSAIFACNLSTLGASVAFAGKIGNDTFGRQLLHDLQQRNVDTRFITATAAAGTGISVALNDGQERAMITYPGAMNTFTAADVSDEMLRTARHLHVSSVFLQPGLAPGLATLFQRAKMQGLTTSLDPQWDPAEKWQLELPALLPYVDVFLPNIAELRAFTGETSVEACVQALSYHPGILAVKHGEAGAYIWDGYTLFHQPPFLHNEIADCIGAGDSFNAGFISRYLLGGNITQCAAFAALAGAVNTTAPGGITAFDTIDTFRAIASQKFNYQQPWT from the coding sequence ATGAAAAACTTCGATGTGCTGGTGGCAGGAGAGCTGAACGTAGACCTGATATTTAACCGGTTAAGCAGCCTGCCCAGCCTGGGCAAAGAAATACTGGCCGGAGAAATGACTTTCACCCTTGGCAGCAGCTCCGCCATCTTCGCCTGCAACCTCAGCACCCTCGGCGCCAGCGTAGCCTTCGCCGGCAAAATCGGGAACGACACCTTCGGCCGTCAGCTGTTGCACGACCTGCAGCAAAGAAACGTCGACACCCGCTTTATCACCGCCACCGCTGCCGCCGGCACCGGCATCAGCGTAGCGCTCAACGACGGACAGGAAAGAGCCATGATCACCTATCCCGGCGCCATGAACACTTTCACCGCAGCAGACGTCAGCGACGAAATGCTCCGCACCGCACGGCACCTGCACGTCAGCTCCGTGTTCCTCCAACCGGGCCTCGCTCCCGGCCTCGCAACCCTCTTTCAACGCGCGAAAATGCAGGGCCTCACCACCTCGCTGGACCCGCAATGGGACCCCGCCGAAAAATGGCAGCTGGAACTACCGGCGCTATTACCCTATGTAGACGTGTTCCTGCCCAACATCGCGGAACTCCGGGCGTTCACCGGCGAAACCAGCGTGGAAGCCTGTGTACAGGCGCTCAGCTACCACCCCGGCATCCTGGCCGTTAAACATGGCGAAGCAGGCGCCTATATATGGGACGGCTATACGCTGTTTCACCAGCCGCCTTTCCTGCACAACGAAATCGCCGACTGCATCGGCGCCGGCGACAGCTTCAACGCAGGATTTATCAGCCGTTACCTCCTCGGCGGCAATATCACGCAATGCGCTGCTTTCGCCGCACTGGCCGGCGCCGTGAACACCACCGCCCCCGGCGGTATCACCGCCTTCGACACCATCGATACCTTCCGGGCTATCGCATCACAAAAATTTAACTATCAGCAACCATGGACCTGA
- a CDS encoding SIS domain-containing protein translates to MQSFFGLAIPELESKGALHTAREIVQQPDIWHKILEGIIGQSSELQHFLQQACSAADNIILTGAGTSAYIGLSLQGSFFRHTNILTRAVATTDLVAHPQDYFHRNKTPLIISFARSGNSPESCAALELADELSAACYHLVITCNSHGSLARWQSRHPQQRILLPPECNDKSLAMTSSYSGMLFAGTLLTRLHHLPALQRQASRLFTYGKSLLRTYTPVMQQIAAAPFRRAVFLGDGAFFGTATEGQLKLQELTNGKVICKSDSFLGFRHGPKAVIDESTLVIYLFSNSPYVLRYEKDLVLSMKQGNKALMEIGVLPANTHIPELDYLILTNDNQSMLEEDLLCVCNIIPLQLLAFFTALKLGIHPDNPSDNGAITRVVEGVSIYPLKA, encoded by the coding sequence ATGCAATCATTCTTTGGTCTGGCTATTCCGGAATTAGAAAGTAAAGGAGCCCTTCACACCGCCCGGGAAATCGTACAACAACCCGACATCTGGCATAAGATACTGGAAGGGATCATCGGGCAAAGCAGCGAACTGCAGCACTTTCTTCAGCAGGCCTGCAGCGCGGCAGACAACATCATCCTGACGGGCGCCGGCACCAGCGCCTACATCGGCCTTTCCTTACAGGGCAGCTTCTTCCGCCATACCAACATCCTTACCCGCGCCGTCGCCACTACCGACCTGGTAGCGCACCCGCAGGACTATTTTCACCGCAACAAAACGCCGCTGATCATCTCTTTCGCCCGGTCGGGCAACAGCCCCGAGAGCTGCGCAGCACTGGAACTGGCAGATGAGCTGTCCGCCGCCTGTTACCACCTGGTCATCACCTGCAACAGTCACGGCAGCCTGGCCAGGTGGCAGAGCCGCCACCCGCAGCAACGTATCCTGCTCCCGCCGGAGTGCAACGATAAAAGTCTCGCTATGACCAGCAGCTACAGCGGCATGTTGTTCGCCGGCACCCTGCTGACAAGACTGCACCACCTGCCGGCGCTGCAACGCCAGGCCAGCAGACTCTTTACCTACGGCAAATCGCTGCTGCGCACCTATACGCCCGTGATGCAACAGATCGCAGCAGCGCCTTTCCGCAGGGCCGTATTCCTGGGAGACGGCGCTTTCTTCGGCACGGCCACAGAAGGGCAACTGAAGCTGCAGGAACTCACCAACGGGAAAGTCATCTGCAAAAGCGACAGCTTCCTCGGCTTCCGTCACGGCCCCAAAGCGGTCATAGATGAATCCACGCTCGTCATCTACCTGTTCTCCAACAGCCCTTATGTGCTCCGGTACGAAAAAGACCTTGTGCTTTCCATGAAACAGGGCAACAAAGCACTGATGGAAATAGGCGTGCTGCCTGCCAATACACATATCCCGGAACTGGATTATCTTATACTGACAAACGACAACCAGTCGATGCTGGAAGAAGACCTGCTGTGTGTCTGTAACATCATCCCGTTGCAACTGCTGGCTTTCTTTACCGCGCTGAAACTGGGCATCCATCCGGACAATCCTTCCGACAACGGCGCCATCACCCGCGTCGTGGAAGGCGTATCTATCTATCCGCTTAAAGCCTGA
- the agaR gene encoding transcriptional repressor AgaR: protein MEESQSGSTVTRRNEILKKLHKKGQVLITELSKEFNVSEVTIRNDLDQLEQKNMLLRARGGAIKLEHNVGVDQQISEKNKLHYVEKMAIGKAAAALVRENDTMIVDSGTTTAELVKHLQSFKSLNVITNAMNIVNMLVNYPNINVIIPGGYLRQNSMSLVGPLAEKNLRSFHVDKLFLGVDGFDTRSGIYTPNMEEAYLNEIMIDIANQVIVLADSSKFNKKSLAFICAPNKIHTVITDAGIQADDKKRLEDLDIKVIIA from the coding sequence ATGGAAGAAAGTCAAAGCGGTTCAACCGTCACCCGCAGGAATGAGATACTGAAAAAACTGCACAAGAAAGGGCAGGTGCTGATTACGGAGCTGAGCAAAGAGTTTAATGTGAGCGAGGTGACGATCAGGAATGACCTTGACCAGCTGGAACAGAAGAACATGCTGCTGCGGGCCAGGGGCGGGGCTATCAAACTGGAGCACAATGTAGGGGTGGACCAGCAGATCAGCGAGAAGAACAAGCTGCATTATGTAGAGAAGATGGCTATCGGTAAAGCCGCCGCCGCGCTGGTACGGGAAAATGACACCATGATCGTGGATTCCGGCACCACCACTGCGGAACTGGTCAAACACCTGCAGTCCTTTAAAAGCCTGAATGTGATCACCAACGCCATGAATATCGTCAACATGCTGGTGAACTACCCTAATATTAATGTGATCATTCCGGGCGGTTATCTCCGGCAAAACTCCATGTCGCTCGTGGGGCCGCTGGCAGAGAAGAACCTGCGCAGCTTTCATGTGGACAAGCTTTTCCTGGGGGTGGACGGCTTCGATACCCGCAGCGGAATTTACACCCCCAATATGGAAGAAGCCTATCTCAACGAGATCATGATCGATATCGCCAACCAGGTGATCGTGCTGGCGGACTCCAGTAAGTTCAACAAGAAAAGTTTGGCCTTTATCTGCGCCCCGAATAAAATTCATACAGTGATCACTGATGCCGGTATACAGGCAGACGATAAAAAGAGGCTGGAAGACCTGGATATAAAGGTGATCATCGCCTGA
- a CDS encoding DMT family transporter has product MQKSRLWLLYTAINTIFIGIWGAFIELPEKAGFPATLGYVVWVATMLPCTLLSLYLTGWKLETDLRSIFLGAMVGLLGAGGQLMLFEALRIGPAYILFPLITLFPLLTILLSVVLLRETCSRRQWTGIAVALLAAFFLAFQPGKHGPASGNIWLIMAMAVFVMWGTQAYVMKFANNTMKAESIFFYMAVASLLLVPVALAMTDFSQPINWGWKGFGMAIPVHLLNAIGALMLVYALRFGKAIIVIPLTSLSSVITVILSLIIYGVVPDAVLSAGLLLASVAIVILSE; this is encoded by the coding sequence ATGCAAAAATCCCGCCTCTGGTTATTATATACCGCTATCAACACCATATTCATCGGGATATGGGGGGCTTTTATCGAATTGCCTGAAAAAGCCGGTTTCCCGGCAACCCTGGGCTATGTGGTATGGGTAGCCACCATGTTGCCCTGTACATTGCTGTCGCTCTATCTGACGGGATGGAAGCTGGAGACGGACCTGCGCAGCATTTTCCTGGGCGCCATGGTAGGGCTGCTGGGCGCCGGCGGGCAGCTCATGCTTTTTGAAGCGCTCCGCATCGGGCCGGCCTACATCCTGTTTCCCCTGATCACGCTGTTTCCGCTGCTCACCATCCTGTTGTCGGTCGTACTGCTGCGGGAAACCTGCTCGCGGCGCCAGTGGACAGGCATCGCCGTTGCCCTGCTGGCGGCTTTTTTCCTGGCTTTCCAACCAGGCAAGCACGGGCCGGCCAGCGGGAATATATGGCTCATCATGGCCATGGCGGTGTTTGTAATGTGGGGCACGCAAGCCTATGTGATGAAGTTTGCCAACAACACCATGAAAGCAGAAAGTATCTTTTTTTATATGGCAGTGGCCTCCCTGTTACTGGTGCCGGTGGCATTGGCGATGACCGACTTCTCCCAGCCGATCAACTGGGGATGGAAAGGATTCGGCATGGCCATCCCTGTCCACCTGCTCAACGCAATAGGGGCACTGATGCTGGTATATGCCCTGCGATTCGGCAAAGCCATCATCGTGATACCGCTCACCAGCCTCTCTTCTGTAATCACCGTTATTCTTTCCCTCATCATTTATGGCGTGGTGCCGGATGCAGTGTTATCGGCCGGACTACTGCTGGCATCAGTAGCAATAGTGATCCTCTCTGAGTAA
- a CDS encoding amidohydrolase family protein, which yields MDLEKVKPKPFENAALSPENIRLNDYRPVSIFNIPQTDVRRASFPVIDMHTHAWQLQLDVSQWVSRMDAANIEKSVVLTFETGAGFDAVVQQYAKYADRFDLWCGFDYTGYDQGDDSWTDHAVAELERCYRMGAKGVGELGDKGVGEFYSRPVAGYGLHLDDPRMKPLFRKCGELKMPVNIHIADPMWMYLPMDAQNDGLMNAYEWRIDPAQPGLLDHGALLQTFENVVRNHPETMFIACHFANCTYDLNIVARLLDTYPNLYVDNAARFAETATIPRVAKAFYERYQDRLLFGTDLGYDLEMNMEYAAKFYQVAFRIMESTDDHFYEHGIFTYHWPLYGLGLSPQVLEKIYRLNALKLLQQ from the coding sequence ATGGATCTGGAAAAAGTGAAACCTAAACCATTTGAAAATGCCGCGCTGTCACCGGAAAATATCCGGCTGAACGACTACCGGCCCGTGTCCATTTTTAATATACCCCAAACAGACGTACGGCGTGCAAGCTTTCCCGTTATAGACATGCATACGCATGCCTGGCAGCTGCAACTGGACGTTAGCCAATGGGTGAGCAGGATGGATGCGGCCAACATAGAAAAAAGCGTGGTGCTCACCTTTGAAACCGGCGCCGGCTTCGATGCCGTAGTACAGCAGTATGCGAAATACGCCGATCGCTTCGATCTCTGGTGCGGCTTCGACTATACGGGGTATGACCAGGGAGATGACAGCTGGACGGACCATGCCGTAGCGGAACTGGAAAGGTGCTATCGCATGGGCGCCAAAGGCGTAGGGGAGCTGGGCGATAAAGGCGTGGGCGAATTCTACTCCCGGCCGGTGGCGGGATACGGGCTCCATCTCGACGATCCGCGCATGAAACCCCTCTTCCGCAAATGCGGGGAGTTGAAGATGCCGGTCAATATCCACATTGCAGACCCTATGTGGATGTACCTGCCTATGGACGCGCAGAACGACGGGCTGATGAATGCCTATGAATGGCGCATCGATCCTGCACAGCCCGGCCTGCTGGACCACGGCGCCCTGTTGCAGACCTTCGAAAACGTGGTGAGGAATCACCCGGAAACGATGTTCATTGCCTGCCATTTCGCCAACTGCACCTACGATCTGAACATCGTGGCGCGCCTGCTGGACACCTATCCCAATCTGTATGTCGACAATGCGGCGCGTTTCGCGGAAACAGCCACCATTCCCCGCGTAGCCAAAGCTTTTTACGAACGTTACCAGGACCGGCTGCTCTTTGGTACCGACCTGGGCTATGACCTGGAAATGAATATGGAATATGCGGCGAAGTTCTACCAGGTAGCCTTCCGCATTATGGAATCCACGGATGATCATTTTTATGAGCATGGAATATTTACCTATCACTGGCCATTGTATGGCCTCGGACTGAGCCCGCAGGTGCTGGAAAAAATCTACCGGCTCAATGCCCTGAAGCTCCTTCAGCAGTAA
- a CDS encoding SusC/RagA family TonB-linked outer membrane protein yields MLSLITSAVIAQQPEVRLTGTVKDEKGNPFPGVTVYVPATKKGATTDAGGKYVLQAPAGGEIIFKAIGYKTMTLPVSGRSSLPVTMEVENAALNEVVVVGYTSKRLSQISSAISVVSGKQLNDVTSNNVGSLLQGKVAGVVVQNPSGNPNVAADVTIRGASSISAAAGPLYVVDGIIGGTANPNDIESVTVLKDAAAAGLYGARSANGVIIITTKSGKAGKTVIHLNTSAGANKMSMGNMRLMNSQQLYDYQKSYFDPATFQQERPANLLSQNTDWMDLAYRTGLTQNHHLSLSGGSEKTQFYVSGNYYNEQGIIRHTGNEVYNLRVNIAHRINDKLKLSTRVNASSRNFENEASGNYGALLLSRLNLPWDNPYNADGSIKMGTEPGWIGREHDNFLHGWQYNFDKGKQITAYADVNLDYYITPHLTFSTYNRVSYSGLRSELYYDVRSKAGRGLGELYNNSSMEQRLITSNRLNYNRQFGEHALNIIGVAEGEKNTFERNSLYGNKIPAGLHIMDAAANIQRSQFGPGTKTENRFTKGLVQADYTYLGKYNLIGAYILESSSRFGANHRSAGFYTLGGSWTISKESFMRSLPVFDLLKLRASYGLTGNAEIGDYQALGIYSYTSQYASNPGSVPAVQGNPDLTWEKTKNINLGLDIDMLKRISLTVDLYDKTTTDLLLDVPVPYTSGYDFVTRNVGSVRNRGIEINLNTKNIVRPHFTWETGFNLSINRNKVLKLNNHEDIAYSSLQWISEGRDLYSWHMRKWAGVDPQNGDPLWEVVTTDSNGKPVVTTTNSYDDATLQYVGAASPKFTGGMTNRLSYKGISLSVFVNFVSGNKVYEESTNDGSEPTSNVRVLPGGRTRWQKPGDIATDPRAVYGGNKNSDLESSRFLEDGSYLRLRNVTLSYDLPERFLRTVKLANARVFLSGDNLWTWTSFSGLDPEMGLRPYATPAGESGNNFQQNSTKYPLARKLLVGINITF; encoded by the coding sequence TTGCTGTCGCTGATAACATCTGCCGTGATAGCGCAGCAGCCGGAAGTCCGTCTCACCGGAACGGTGAAGGATGAAAAAGGCAATCCCTTCCCGGGCGTTACCGTTTATGTGCCTGCCACGAAGAAAGGCGCCACCACAGACGCCGGCGGCAAATACGTTCTCCAGGCGCCGGCCGGCGGAGAAATCATTTTCAAAGCCATTGGCTACAAAACGATGACGCTGCCGGTCTCCGGACGCAGCTCGCTGCCGGTGACCATGGAAGTAGAAAACGCGGCGCTCAATGAAGTGGTGGTGGTAGGTTATACCTCCAAAAGACTATCGCAGATTTCCAGCGCGATATCTGTTGTTTCAGGAAAGCAGCTGAACGACGTTACGTCCAACAATGTGGGTAGCCTGCTGCAGGGCAAAGTAGCCGGCGTAGTGGTACAAAACCCGTCCGGCAATCCAAACGTGGCGGCAGACGTCACCATTCGCGGCGCCAGCTCCATCAGCGCCGCCGCCGGTCCGCTCTACGTAGTGGACGGCATCATCGGCGGTACCGCCAATCCGAACGATATTGAATCCGTTACCGTGCTGAAAGATGCCGCGGCCGCCGGCTTGTACGGCGCCCGCTCTGCCAACGGCGTGATCATCATCACCACCAAATCGGGAAAAGCCGGCAAAACGGTCATCCACCTCAACACCAGCGCAGGCGCCAATAAAATGAGCATGGGCAACATGCGGCTCATGAACAGCCAGCAGCTGTACGACTACCAGAAATCCTACTTCGACCCCGCCACTTTTCAGCAGGAACGGCCCGCCAACCTGCTGTCGCAAAATACCGACTGGATGGACCTTGCCTACCGCACCGGGCTGACGCAGAACCACCACCTGTCCCTCTCCGGCGGCTCCGAAAAAACACAGTTCTATGTATCGGGCAACTACTACAATGAACAGGGTATCATCCGGCATACAGGCAATGAAGTATATAACCTCCGGGTGAACATCGCCCACCGTATCAATGATAAATTAAAACTTAGCACCCGTGTGAACGCCTCCTCCCGTAACTTCGAAAATGAAGCCTCCGGTAACTACGGCGCCCTGCTGCTGTCCCGCCTGAACCTCCCCTGGGACAATCCCTATAACGCAGACGGCAGTATTAAAATGGGGACAGAGCCGGGTTGGATAGGACGCGAGCACGATAACTTCCTGCACGGCTGGCAATACAACTTCGATAAAGGAAAACAAATCACCGCCTACGCCGATGTGAACCTGGATTACTATATCACGCCACATCTTACCTTTTCCACGTATAACCGTGTCAGTTACTCCGGCCTGCGAAGCGAACTGTACTATGATGTACGCTCCAAAGCCGGCAGGGGACTAGGAGAACTGTATAATAATTCCTCCATGGAACAGCGCCTCATTACCTCCAACCGACTGAATTACAACCGGCAGTTCGGCGAACATGCGCTGAATATTATCGGCGTGGCAGAAGGAGAGAAGAACACCTTCGAACGCAACAGCCTCTATGGAAACAAGATACCCGCCGGCCTGCACATCATGGATGCCGCGGCGAATATCCAGCGGTCGCAGTTCGGGCCGGGCACCAAAACGGAGAACCGTTTTACCAAAGGACTGGTACAGGCAGACTATACCTACCTGGGTAAATATAACCTCATCGGCGCCTACATACTGGAATCGTCTTCCCGCTTCGGCGCCAATCACCGCTCCGCCGGGTTCTATACCCTGGGCGGCTCCTGGACCATCAGCAAAGAATCGTTTATGCGTAGCCTGCCCGTGTTCGATCTGCTCAAACTCAGGGCCAGTTACGGGCTGACCGGCAACGCCGAAATAGGCGACTACCAGGCACTGGGCATCTATTCCTATACTTCCCAGTATGCCTCCAACCCGGGATCGGTGCCCGCGGTGCAGGGCAACCCGGACCTTACCTGGGAGAAAACCAAAAACATCAACCTGGGGCTGGATATAGACATGTTAAAACGTATATCCCTCACCGTTGACCTGTACGATAAAACCACCACCGACCTGCTGCTCGATGTGCCCGTGCCCTATACCAGCGGCTACGACTTCGTGACCCGCAACGTAGGCTCCGTGCGCAACAGGGGCATAGAGATCAACCTTAATACCAAAAATATCGTGCGGCCGCACTTTACGTGGGAAACAGGCTTTAATCTTTCCATCAACCGCAACAAGGTGCTGAAGCTGAACAATCATGAAGACATCGCCTATTCGTCTTTGCAGTGGATCAGCGAAGGACGGGACCTCTACAGCTGGCATATGCGTAAGTGGGCCGGCGTAGACCCGCAAAATGGCGACCCGCTGTGGGAAGTAGTAACAACCGACAGCAACGGTAAACCGGTGGTCACCACCACCAATTCCTACGACGACGCCACGCTGCAATATGTTGGCGCCGCATCGCCCAAATTCACCGGCGGCATGACCAACCGGTTGTCCTATAAAGGCATCAGCCTGAGTGTATTTGTCAACTTCGTCAGCGGAAATAAAGTGTATGAAGAGAGTACCAATGACGGTAGTGAACCGACTTCCAATGTAAGGGTGCTGCCCGGCGGCCGTACCCGCTGGCAGAAACCGGGGGATATCGCCACCGATCCCAGGGCCGTGTATGGCGGTAATAAGAATTCTGACCTGGAGTCGTCCCGCTTCCTGGAAGACGGCAGTTACCTGCGCCTGCGCAACG